One genomic window of Halorubrum hochsteinianum includes the following:
- a CDS encoding thiolase C-terminal domain-containing protein yields the protein MTTDVRVSGVGMTPFESDSRGSLTDLAATAAERALADAGVDPSEVDALHFGNALAEALDESAGLANALAAALGLDGASADRIENTSATGASAFHRGVETLESGAESGDAESGDVESGDVESGGVKHGDTDTVLVVGAERMSAGDTRDVTEAISRLVHRREYAQGITLPSLGGLAAGAYLDRHDAPREALAAVAAKNHANAVDNPVAQFRKPIDVGDALDSPVVAAPLRLYDCCPMSDGAAAVVLTRSDSASRSDPRVAGIASATGTHAVAERPDPLAIDSVSTAGERVFDRAGIGPDDVDVACIHDAFTVLELIELEELGFYETGTAWEATLDGETALDGDLPVNPGGGLKARGHPLGATGLSQIVELAWQLRGDLPESRRVAGAETGFAINVAGFGNNSVCTVLRA from the coding sequence ATGACGACTGACGTCCGCGTCAGCGGCGTGGGCATGACTCCGTTCGAGAGCGACTCCCGCGGCTCGCTCACCGATCTGGCCGCCACGGCCGCCGAACGCGCGCTCGCGGACGCCGGCGTCGACCCCTCCGAGGTCGACGCGCTCCACTTCGGCAACGCCCTCGCCGAGGCGCTCGACGAGAGCGCGGGCCTCGCGAACGCACTCGCGGCGGCGCTCGGCCTCGACGGCGCGTCCGCGGACCGGATCGAGAACACGAGCGCAACCGGCGCGAGCGCGTTCCACCGCGGCGTCGAGACCCTCGAAAGCGGGGCCGAGAGCGGGGACGCCGAGAGCGGCGACGTCGAGAGCGGCGACGTCGAGAGCGGCGGCGTCAAGCACGGCGACACCGACACCGTTCTCGTCGTCGGTGCCGAGCGGATGTCCGCGGGCGACACGCGCGACGTCACCGAGGCGATCAGCCGACTCGTCCACCGTCGGGAGTACGCGCAGGGGATCACGCTCCCCTCCCTCGGCGGCCTCGCGGCCGGCGCGTACCTCGACCGCCACGACGCGCCCCGCGAGGCGCTGGCCGCGGTCGCGGCGAAGAACCACGCCAACGCGGTCGACAATCCGGTCGCGCAGTTCCGCAAACCGATCGACGTCGGGGACGCGCTCGACTCGCCGGTGGTCGCCGCGCCGCTCCGGCTGTACGACTGCTGTCCGATGTCGGACGGGGCCGCCGCGGTCGTCCTGACGCGCTCCGACAGCGCCTCGCGGTCGGACCCCCGCGTCGCCGGCATCGCGAGCGCGACCGGGACCCACGCCGTCGCGGAGCGCCCCGACCCGCTCGCCATCGACTCCGTCAGCACCGCCGGCGAGCGCGTCTTCGACCGCGCCGGAATCGGTCCCGACGACGTCGACGTCGCCTGTATCCACGACGCGTTCACGGTCCTCGAACTGATCGAGCTCGAGGAGCTGGGCTTCTACGAGACCGGGACCGCGTGGGAGGCGACCCTCGACGGCGAGACCGCGCTCGACGGCGACCTCCCGGTCAACCCCGGCGGCGGGCTCAAGGCGCGCGGGCACCCGCTCGGCGCGACCGGGCTCTCGCAGATCGTCGAACTCGCGTGGCAACTGCGCGGCGACCTCCCCGAAAGCCGCCGCGTCGCGGGCGCGGAAACGGGGTTCGCGATCAACGTCGCCGGATTCGGAAACAACAGCGTCTGTACGGTGTTGCGCGCGTGA
- a CDS encoding TetR/AcrR family transcriptional regulator — protein MSESQGGSAGESVESPADDADPTDGGSGEDSGAAGETVSSKDTKEVIMEATFRALSKHGYKDLRMRDIGEEMDLTRQVIHYHFDGKYDLMSSFLEHIIDQYEGSVVVDGDADPRTELRARVDQCLFGPEFDEFSHWDRMKVYHELYTQAQNDGEHRDIFNEHYERIRGSIVEVVEEGIEEGVFRDVDAERMGQLVTDVIHAARGRRISLGHEDAPEEARKAIDEFILESLERTE, from the coding sequence ATGAGCGAATCACAGGGCGGATCGGCGGGCGAGTCCGTCGAGTCCCCGGCCGACGACGCCGACCCCACCGATGGCGGCTCCGGCGAGGACTCCGGGGCCGCCGGCGAGACGGTGTCCTCCAAGGACACGAAGGAGGTGATCATGGAGGCGACGTTCCGCGCGCTGAGTAAACACGGGTACAAGGACCTCCGGATGCGCGACATCGGCGAGGAGATGGACCTCACCCGGCAGGTGATCCACTACCACTTCGACGGGAAGTACGACCTCATGTCCTCGTTCCTCGAACACATCATCGACCAGTACGAGGGCAGCGTGGTCGTCGACGGCGACGCGGACCCCCGGACCGAGCTCCGCGCCCGCGTCGACCAGTGCCTGTTCGGGCCGGAGTTCGATGAGTTCAGCCACTGGGACCGCATGAAGGTGTACCACGAGCTGTACACGCAGGCGCAAAACGACGGCGAGCACCGCGATATCTTCAACGAACACTACGAGCGCATCCGCGGCAGCATCGTCGAGGTCGTCGAGGAGGGCATCGAGGAGGGCGTCTTCCGCGACGTCGACGCCGAGCGGATGGGCCAGCTGGTGACCGACGTCATCCACGCCGCCCGCGGGCGGCGGATCTCGCTCGGCCACGAGGACGCGCCCGAGGAGGCGCGGAAGGCGATAGACGAGTTCATTCTGGAGTCGCTCGAACGGACGGAGTAG
- a CDS encoding amidohydrolase family protein yields MTQTIVRNGTVVSLDPDVGTLDEADVLIEDGEIVEVGTGLSASNAEEIDASGHIVVPGFVDSHIHLAQTQVRGIAGDWSLMNEYFDHMLGNITGLYRPEDMYLGGLFGAFEKLHTGTTTALDWSYPNTLEHGERAIDALKDAGLRAVYTYGPPGDDSAKWWYESDVGLPEENIRQLHEEQIRDDDLLSLALGLRGPDFCTDDTALGDLELARDLGALSTIHMGAALWPSSEYGGDYQGFGCLEDELGPDVNVAHGNHFSQEDIDHAVEQGVSFSSTPEVEMQMGHGIPVTGKVLEAGGRPAWGVDVCSNISGDMGSQMRIGMQLQRMFDNQAVLEGDEEVTEVSISARDTLEMATIEGAKALQLDDEIGTITPGKRADLVLFDATDFMTAPSHSPVETVVFQSDPSHIDTVLVDGEVVKRDGELTNPKVREEFDRFVASGERLVEEAGIDV; encoded by the coding sequence ATGACACAAACGATCGTGCGAAACGGGACCGTGGTCTCGCTTGACCCGGACGTGGGGACGCTCGACGAGGCCGACGTCCTGATCGAGGACGGGGAAATCGTCGAGGTGGGGACCGGACTCTCCGCGTCGAACGCCGAGGAGATCGACGCCAGCGGCCACATCGTCGTGCCCGGCTTCGTCGACTCGCACATCCACCTCGCCCAGACGCAGGTACGGGGAATCGCCGGGGACTGGTCGCTGATGAACGAGTACTTCGACCACATGCTCGGCAACATCACCGGGCTGTACCGGCCCGAGGACATGTACCTCGGCGGCCTCTTCGGTGCCTTCGAGAAGCTCCACACGGGGACGACGACGGCGCTCGACTGGTCGTACCCGAACACGCTCGAACACGGCGAACGCGCCATCGACGCGCTGAAGGACGCCGGGCTGCGCGCGGTGTACACCTACGGCCCGCCCGGCGACGACTCGGCGAAGTGGTGGTACGAGAGCGACGTAGGACTCCCCGAGGAGAACATCCGCCAGCTCCACGAGGAGCAGATCCGCGACGACGACCTGCTCAGTCTGGCGCTCGGCCTGCGCGGCCCCGACTTCTGTACCGACGACACCGCCCTCGGCGACTTAGAACTCGCGCGCGACTTGGGCGCGCTCTCGACGATCCACATGGGTGCCGCGCTGTGGCCGTCCTCGGAGTACGGCGGCGACTACCAGGGCTTCGGCTGCCTCGAAGACGAACTCGGTCCCGACGTGAACGTCGCGCACGGCAACCACTTCTCGCAGGAGGATATCGACCACGCCGTCGAGCAGGGGGTCTCCTTCTCGTCGACGCCGGAAGTCGAGATGCAGATGGGACACGGCATCCCCGTCACCGGCAAGGTGTTAGAGGCGGGCGGCCGGCCCGCGTGGGGCGTCGACGTCTGCTCGAACATCAGCGGCGACATGGGGAGCCAGATGCGGATCGGCATGCAGCTCCAGCGCATGTTCGACAACCAGGCGGTCCTGGAGGGCGACGAGGAGGTCACCGAGGTCTCCATCTCCGCGCGCGACACCCTCGAAATGGCCACCATCGAGGGCGCGAAGGCGCTCCAGCTTGACGACGAGATCGGGACGATCACGCCCGGCAAGCGCGCCGACCTCGTCTTGTTCGACGCGACCGACTTCATGACTGCCCCGTCGCACTCGCCGGTCGAGACCGTCGTGTTCCAGTCCGACCCCTCGCACATCGACACCGTCCTCGTCGACGGCGAGGTCGTCAAGCGCGACGGCGAACTGACGAACCCGAAGGTCCGCGAGGAGTTCGACCGGTTCGTCGCCTCCGGCGAGCGGCTGGTCGAGGAAGCCGGCATCGACGTGTAA